The following are encoded in a window of Rosa chinensis cultivar Old Blush chromosome 4, RchiOBHm-V2, whole genome shotgun sequence genomic DNA:
- the LOC112201016 gene encoding uncharacterized protein LOC112201016 — MAIRSVLGKLPKTCKYERLVIGTYEGIKHNKPPTAPRPFPFRLHENHVPMPLTDPIKTKGLIYHMELGVLAPARFAVQEFNKQKKSQLQFVRVIKFLRVDRSCMKLQLLDLNSCHCFYALILEAIDAAGVVKFYQACVRLHDLTEGLWLEEFYVFSDDGDKRMRLYHHLDNFYAGLHDKHVIPGKGESAA; from the exons ATGGCTATTCGTTCTGTGCTCGGAAAGCTGCCCAAGACTTGTAAATATGAAAGACTTGTGATTGGGACATATGAAGGTATCAAACATAATAAACCCCCTACTGCTCCTCGTCCTTTTCCTTTTCGGCTCCATGAAAATCATGTTCCTATGCCCTTAACAGACCCGATTAAGACAAAG GGATTGATTTATCATATGGAGTTGGGAGTACTGGCGCCTGCACGTTTTGCCGTGCAAGAGTTCAACAAGCAAAAG AAATCCCAACTGCAGTTTGTGAGAGTGATCAAGTTTTTGAGAGTAGATAGAAGCTGTATGAAGCTGCAGCTTTTGGATTTAAATTCTTGTCATTGTTTCTATGCTCTAATATTGGAGGCAATTGATGCTGCCGGTGTGGTCAAATTCTACCAAGCATGTGTTAGGCTGCATGACTTAACTGAGGGCTTGTGGTTGGAAGAATTCTATGTTTTCTCCGATGATGGAGACAAGCGTATGCGACTATATCATCACCTAG ACAACTTTTATGCTGGATTACACGACAAGCATGTCATACCTGGCAAAGGTGAAAGTGCCGCTTGA
- the LOC112196624 gene encoding phosphopantothenoylcysteine decarboxylase subunit SIS2, which yields MAFRGRGGGFGGYQCHGKEEPFVLFPDINLPDATDVLSISDQKKNKEEMLLIKESLEWLNKTGYYLEQTDKDKQRKGNREIHSFSQYLVPSMFPGELTRGSNVRGLSRDSVEWDRKKKEEIDWNRIEKMEQDSDAKQKKKLEKDEEDVDKEDDDDDDDDEDDEDYEDPDLNDYIVDVKPDDDEDVYNDEEEGGDEPEL from the coding sequence ATGGCGTTTAGAGGGCGTGGAGGTGGTTTCGGAGGCTATCAATGTCATGGTAAAGAAGAACCCTTTGTGCTGTTCCCTGATATTAACCTACCTGATGCCACAGATGTTTTGTCCATCTCCGATCAGaagaaaaacaaggaagagatgtTGTTGATCAAAGAAAGTTTGGAGTGGCTGAACAAAACAGGGTATTATCTTGAACAGACTGACAAAGACAAGCAGCGAAAGGGTAACAGAGAAATCCATTCTTTCTCGCAGTACCTAGTGCcgagtatgtttcctggagaacTGACTAGAGGTTCGAATGTGAGGGGGTTAAGCAGGGACAGCGTTGAGTGGGacagaaagaagaaggaagagatcgACTGGAATCGGATTGAGAAGATGGAACAGGATAGTGATgccaagcaaaagaaaaaactcgaaaaggatgaggaagatgtggataaggaagatgatgatgatgatgatgatgatgaggacgATGAGGATTATGAAGACCCTGACTTGAATGATTATATTGTTGATGTGAAGCCAGACGATGACGAAGATGTTTATAATGATGAGGAGGAGGGTGGTGATGAACCTGAGTTGTAG